A window of Nicotiana sylvestris chromosome 8, ASM39365v2, whole genome shotgun sequence genomic DNA:
atcccttttagaaatttatttaccaatttgataagatttaagcaattcaactgccaacaagattacTCGGACTTatacataatagtagctacgcacagactctcgtcacctcgtgtgtacgtagccctcacaaataggagcacataaccaattatttcacctatggggacaattccctcttacaatgttagaaaggagactcacctcgctccgaagcctatattccaattcaagaacgcgctcaaacctccaaattcggagccgaacgatccaaaactattcaaatagggtaagaactagtcaatacatgctcaaaagttcatattctaattataaaaccaatttcccaaccttaaatgcaaggttcctaaaattcatccccgggcctacgtgcccggattccgaaattttttgaagaaagttgttgcccataacctaaggatcaagaatatatatgatttttactccattctctaacaaatttcgtggttaaatcttgtttttacataattctaggtttttcatctacaacccttgattttccctaattttcacatgttaatctacccataatccatgtatttaacttatgatgtgtagAAATTACGTACCTCAAtgtgctaggtgaaaaccctattccaaaagctccaaaaatcgcatAAGAGGATGAAGAAAATAAGCTAAATGGTCTAAGTCTCGAAATTAATAGCTGGACACAGCCCTCTGATATCTCATTTGCGACAGGGGGACCGCAAAtacgacttcgcaaatgcgaagatttcaTCGCAAATACGACCCGACTAAACTGGCCTACTTCGCAAGTGCGAAAAGGGTTCTGCAAATGCGAACCCTTCAGGCCTCGCAAAAACGACCAAAATATTGCAAATGCGAGCCATCCCCCCAGCCGCCCAGGTTCGTAAATGCGAAAAAAAActcgcaattgcgatcatacCAGTACCAGCAATCCCATTTCTTAGCAAATCACTCCGAAGCTATCCCGAatctcacccgagcccccggggctccaaaccaaacacccgtacaagtctaaaaacataacacggacttactcgaagcctcaaatcacatcaaacaacaataaaaccatgaatcgcacccaatccaagcttaatgaactttagaatttcaaacttcttcattcgatgccaaaacctatcaaatcacgtccgattgacctcaaattttgcacacaagtcatatttgacattacggacctacttcaacttttagaatcgaaatccgaccccgatatcaaaaaatccactttcggtcaaacttcttaaaaaccatcaaatttctatctttagccaaaagactccaaaatgacttacggacctccgaattcacttccgatcgtgctcccaataccagaatcaccatatggagttATTCTCATACTCGAAATCCCAAATGGGCactgataacactgaaatgcacttcaaccaaacttatgagattcttccaaaagctaacttccacaataggcgctgaaatgctcccgggtcctccaaaactcgatccggacatacgcccaagtccgaaaccatcatacgaacctgctggaaccttcaaatcccgaatccgaggtcgtttactcaaaaattcaatcttagtccattctttcaacttaaagcttccgaaatgagaattctctttaaaaataaactccgaacttcccggaattcaatttccCCGAGTTCaattcccggaattcaattcagtttttgtaaaaactggaaaaaattgtaaaaacagaACAATAAatgtttttaataaaatattttcgttttttaaaacggacaaaatatttttttcagtttatttaaaaaaacgaaaatattttttctttaacaaaaaatgaaaaacgaAAATAAAACGAAATgctttaaaaactgaaaaaaatgaaaaaaaaatattttattaaaaacatatttttacaattttttttcagtttttacaaaaaaatgcttttaaaaaattgaaaaaaatgaaaaaaaatatttttttgtaaaaactaaatTGTTTTTTATAAAAACTGAAAAAGAAGACTTTACTAAATTAGGGGACTATTAGTGCGTtagtttaaaaaaatgaaaatattttgtaaaatatttattttttaaattttacaaaaagaataataattatttttaatttaacatTGACATTACGATCAAAgggcataagtgaaccaaaaaaGTAGATAGAAGGAAATTTTTAGCTCAATAGATGGATGAAGAgtatttttaaacctttttcaataatttaggggcattttgaaccctttcGGATAAATAAATGCTGAAACACGGCGGCCAAATATTCAGGAGTAATAAAAAATACCACACCTTTAGacctaaaaaaaggaaaaatagggTACTATACTGTACATCTAACGATTAACAAGGTTCTAGACAAGTGTAGAACATGtacaacttgaagaagaaaagaaccatcCAACCTTGTGCTTCTATTTCCTTCCAGAAGCTTCTACCTTTCCTCTATATAATCACCCCAACTTCTGCCATCATTCTCTGCAATCCAAAACGAAAACCTAGTTAAAATACAGCAAATCAAAATCCTACATTCAAAAGTATCTCAAAATTGAAACCAATTCAACCAAGAAGAGGAAGATGGATTTCAGGCTAATGGGAATTGACACACCACTGTTCCACACTCTCCAGCACCTTATGGACGCCGCCGGTGAAGATTCCGACAAGTCCGTCAACGCCCCATCAAGGAACTATGTACGTGACGCTAAGGCAATGGCTGCAACACCAGCCGACGTGAAGGAATACCCTAATTCCTATGTTTTCGTTGTGGACATGCCAGGGTTGAAATCCGGAGATATTAAGGTGCAGGTGGAAGATGACAACGTGCTGCTGATCAGTGGAGAAAGGAagagagaagaagagaaagaagggGCTAAGTATATTAGAATGGAGAGAAGGATTGGAAAATTCATGAGGAAATTTTCTCTGCCGGAGAATGCGAATACTGATGCCATTTCTGCTGTTTGTCAAGACGGGGTCTTGACTGTTACTGTCCAGAAGTTGCCTCCTCCAGAGCCCAAGAAACCCAAAACTATCGAGGTCAAAATTGCATGAGATATTAGAGTAGTTAATAATTACTCTGTTTTCTCGACATGGGATTGGGAAATGCTCTGTTTTGATGGTAATAAAATGGTAGAGATCTAGGAGTGGTGGTCTTTCCCTCTGTTTGTCTTTAATATTTCCCATGTTTTTTGAAGTATGATGAAATGTGAAGAACTAAATGTCTAGGTGTGCCatctcttcttgtttactgcAGGGGAGATGCTACTACTATCTAGTTTTGTTTCTTCGACTACTATCAATATAAAGAGTGCAATTGTTCCTATCCAATGCATAAGTGCAATTATCTCAATATGGAGAATGCAATTTCTTTTTATCTGAACTCCTTTATGTCtatgtttgaccaaaaaattGCAAACCCTTcgttaaactaattaattttgTGTCATGAGGAATTAAAGATAACAACCTCAGATCTATAAATGACAGCAGTGAGATGAGATTAAATATGGTGTGCATTCCATGTCTAGACATAATTAACGATGATGGACTATCAAGTAATAAATAGCATTAAATGACATTAAAGTAAATAAGGAGAAAGAGGAGATTAAATATGGTGTGCATTCCATGTCTAGACATAATTAACGATGATGGACTATCAAGCAATAAATAGCATTAAATGACATTAAAGTAAATAAGGAGAAGAATTTACCTAATATTGAATGATGTGGATAATTCCTTCTTCTGACAAAGATTAATGATAGATAAATAATAGAATATTGGGACCTTTCTCGAATCTGATAGATAAGTGTGAATAATAGACAATCGAATATCTTTACAATCTAATCTGATAGATAAGTGGAATTGACACACCATTGTTCCACACTCTCCAGCACCTTATGGACGCCGCCGGTGAAGATTCCGACAAGTCCGTCAACGCCCCATCAAGGAACTATGTACGTGACGCTAAGGCAATGGCTGCAACACCAGCCGACGTGAAGGAATACCCTAATTCCTATGTTTTCGTTGTGGACATGCCAGGGTTGAAATCCGGAGATATTAAGGTGCAGGTGGAAGATGACAACGTGTTGCTGATCAGTGGAGAAAGGAagagagaagaagagaaagaagggGCTAAGTATATTAGAATGGAGAGAAGGATTGGAAAATTCATGAGGAAATTTTCTCTGCCGGAGAATGCGAATACTGATGCCATTTCTGCTATTTGTCAAGACGGGGTCTTGACTGTTACTGTCCAGAAGTTGCCTCCTCCAGAGCCCAAGAAACCCAAAACTATCGAGGTCAAAATTGCATGAGATATTAGAGTAGTTAATAATTTCTCTGTTTTCTGGACATGGGATTGGGAAATGCTCTGTTTTGATGGTAATAAAATGGTAGAGATCTAGGAGTGGTGGTCTTTCCCTCTGTTTGTCTTTAATATTTCCCATGTTTTTTGAAGTATGATGAAATGTGAAGAACTAAATGTCTAGGTGTGCCATCTCTTCTTATTTACTGCAGGGGAGATGCTACTACTATCTAGTTTATTTTCTTCGACTACTATCAATATAGAGAGTGCAATTGTTCCTATCCAATGCATAAGTGCAATTATCTCAATATGGAGAATGCAATTTCTTTTTATCTGAACTCCTTTATGTCtatgtttgaccaaaaaattGCAAACCCTTcgttaaactaattaattttgTGTCATGAGGAATTAAAGATAACAACCTCAGATCTATAAATGACAGCAGTGAGAGGAGATTAAATATGGTGTGCATTCCATGTCTAGACATAATTAACGATGATAGACTATCACGCAATAAATAGCATTAAATGACATTAAAGTAAATAAGGAGAAGAATTTACCTAATATTGAATGGGGTGGATAATTCCTTCTTCTGACAAAGATTAATGATAGATAAATAATAGAATATTGGGACCTTTCTCGAATCTGATAGATAAGTGTGAATAATAGACAATCGAATATCTTTACAATCGAATCTGATAGATAAGTGGAATTGACACACCACTGTTCCACACTCTCCAGCACCTTATGGACGCCGCCGGTGAAGATTCCGACAAGTCCGTCAACGCCCCATCAAGGAACTATGTACGTGACGCTAAGGCAATGGCTGCAACACCAGCCGACGTGAAGGAATACCCTAATTCCTATGTTTTCGTTGTGGACATGCCAGGGTTGAAATCCGGAGATATTAAGGTGCAGGTGGAAGATGACAACGTGCTGCTGATCAGTGGAGAAAGGAagagagaagaagagaaagaagggGCTAAGTATATTAGAATGGAGAGAAGGATTGGAAAATTCATGAGGAAATTTTCTCTGCCGGAGAATGCGAATACTGATGCCATTTCTGCTGTTTGTCAAGACGGGGTCTTGACTGTTACTGTCCAGAAGTTGCCTCCTCCAGAGCCCAAGAAACCCAAAACTATCGAGGTCAAAATTGCATGAGATATTAGAGTAGTTAATAATTACTCTGTTTTCTGGACATGGGATTGGGAAATGCTCTGTTTTGATGGTAATAAAATGGTAGAGATCTAGGAGTGGTGGTCTTTCCCTCTGTTTGTCTTTAATATTTCCCATGTTCCTATCCAATGCATAAGTGCAATTATCTCAATATGGAGAATGCAATTTCTTTTTATCTGAACTCTTTTATGTCtatgtttgaccaaaaaattGCAAACCCTTcgttaaactaattaattttgTGTCATGAGGAATTAAAGATAACAACCTCAGATCTATAAATGACAGCAGTGAGAGGAGATTAAATATGGTGTGCATTCCATGTCTAGACATAATTAACGATGATGGACTATCAAGTAATAAATAGCATTAAATGACATTAAAGTAAATAAGGAGAAGAATTTACCTAATATTGAATGGGGTGGATAATTCCTTCTTCTGACAAAGATTAATGATAGATAAATAATAGAATATTGGGACCTTTCTCGAATCTGATAGATAAGTGTGAATAATAGACAATCGAATATCTTTACAAAGGTAATGTTTGTATTTTATCTAGAGAGAGTCAGCTTTTCAAAGAGTGTTCTTATCAGACAATATTACATGTCTTTCACCTTATCTCTCTATCTACTTATATGGACATACCCCTAATCAATCCTAAAAGTATAAGTACAGTTCTCCTAAAATATCATATTACAAAATTAGATGTTGCTATTGCTCCTAACATTTGACCTAGGCCATCATTGGCTGCCCGGCTATGAAAATTATGTACTAGGTGACCTCGACCAAATTACTTTTCGTAATACCTCTTCATGTTAAATTTCCTTGAGGCAGATTTTGACATATACAGTTAGTCCCTTCGCTTATTAAGGTCGACTCTGGACGATCTTGATGAGCGGACTTTGTTAATCACGATTAGAAATTTAGGCGAGTATGTTGAATAGTAACGTTTCAAACGTGATGGCTACGTGGCACTTTGCGAGTCGTCTCTTATAGTCGCATCGATTCAGAGTGACGTCATGATACCATTTTCCCGATGTATAGTATCGTTTCTTGTGCCTCTGCCATTTCGATATGCACTGGGCATTGACAATTTGTTTCCTCGATATTGATGCCCGAGTTCTTATTCATGGGAGGCCCATGTACTATTTCTTCCACTGCTAGCTAGAGCATGCGCTATCGTATTCGTCTCACGCTAGATATGGACATATGGTGTATGGGAGGATGGTTCATTGCTCGAAGGAGAAACTTGTGAACTTGTTGTATGGTTGATAGTAAGTTATCCCAACAATGATCTAAGTTCCTAGGAGAATAGCCTAAGATATCTATGTGAATTTCCTAACATATTTTGCTATTTGAGTCTCACTTCACTTTCCATCAAACCTTGTTTGAAACTTACGCATCCCTGTCCAAAATGTTGCTTTTATatagcaaaacaaaaaaaatatttaagttatCTGCACTGTTAGGTAAAGATAATTTTAATGATCAGTGTGTtttaatatattataataataaattaattaatctactataaatatttataaaataattattttcacgTGATATGGTTATATAAATAATTTTTGCACGACAAATGAATAGAGGTAAAAGTTAAAAGACAAATAAAAAAAGAGCCCAAATGGAGAGGAGTAAAAATGTAAAATACATTACATGCTAGCAATTTGAACGACATGTAACTCGACCACATTCTAGACGAATGTAGAACATGGACAACGTCTAAACAGAAACTCCTAGAAACTTGCCACCTTCCTCTTCTATTTCTCTCCAGAAGCTTCCCTGTTTCCACTATTTAATCACCCAATCTTCATTCTTCCCTCAACATCCCCAGCAATTCAATTCTAAAACTCACAAAATTCCACATCCAAAAAAATCCCAGGATCATTGGAACCAAGTCAACCAAGAAGAGGAGAATGGATTTCAGGCTAATGGGAATTGACACACCACTGTTCCACACTCTCCAGCACCTTATGGACGCCGCCGGTGAAGATTCCGACAAGTCCGTCAATGCCCCATCAAGGAACTATGTACGTGACGCTAAGGCAATGGCTGCAACACCAGCCGACGTGAAGGAATACCCTAATTCCTATGTTTTCGTTGTGGACATGCCAGGGTTGAAATCCGGAGATATTAAGGTGCAGGTGGAAGATGACAACGTGCTGCTGATCAGTGGAGAAAGGAagagagaagaagagaaagaagggGCTAAGTATATTAGAATGGAGAGAAGGATTGGAAAATTCATGAGGAAATTTACACTGCCGGAGAATGCAAATACTGATGCGATTTCTGCTGTTTGTCAAGATGGGGTTTTGACTGTGACTGTCCAGAAGTTGCCGCCACCTGAGCCTAAGAAACCCAAAACTATCGAGGTTAAAATTGGATGAGATATAGCAGTAGTTATTAATTACTCTGTTTTCTGGACTTGGGAATGGAAGTTCTCTGTTTTGATGTTTGATCTAGGAGCGGCGATCTTTTGCTTTTCTGTCTTTAGGTTATCTACTACTATGTTTTATAAGTATGATGAATGGAAAAATGTGTCAGTATGCTATATCTTGTGTTTAATGCAAGTGAAATGCTACTTTTCAGTCTGTGATTGCTATCCGTTGTTTAACATTATATGAATTAGTTTGACTACGCacgaagtttaaaaaaaaaaaatatttttgaaatttgtgaTTTTAAAAGTTTAAGGGGTAAATATTTATGGGGTTatacatttgtgtggctataaaagtttTTCATTAAGGGTAAAGGAATAAAATGTAAGagtttaaaattgaattattttcaaatttaaaaatgtgtcatttattttgaaacatactaaaaagtaaagtacctcatttaatatAAAATAATGGGAGATAAATATATAGAATACGATTATGTAGATATCTTGAGTGCAATTATTTTTTCTATCGGGACAGTGAACAAACTGAAATACTATTTACTACTCGCTATCACCACAATGAATAAATATTACTACCTCCGTCTCAATTTATTTTAAtctatttcttttttggttcGTTCCAGAAAGAGTGaacctttctaaatttggaaatatttaagcttaaactttcaatttcaactttaatgagaagcttttataatcaggattttttttgacttgtttaggatcacaaatttcaaatttttttattttttcttaaactctatgTCCAATTAAATAGGTTCACAAATTATAATGGAGGGAGTACTAGCAATAACCAGAGAACTGAAGAATGCAGTTTGTCATGTTCGGTGGCTAGTGGCTCTGGCAGAGCCACCTTATAGCAATAACCAGAGAACTGAAGAATGCAGTTTGTCATGTTCGGTGGCTAGTGGCTCTGGCAGAGCCACCTTATAGGAAGAGGTGTCAAATGATACCCTTTGCCGAAAAATAAACTGTGTAGGTaggtaaaaaaataatatatgtatatttattatgtattgAATCCCCTTAATTTCCTGGTATGcttacttttatatattttgatATCCTTAACAaaaattttgactccgtcactgACCATGTTACAGCTATAAGTCTAACCTTTGCAAATCTATTGTTGTTAAGTATATATCTACTGCTTTGAAGGTCATAGTGGTATACTACTAAGTATAAGAATCAAATCAGCAGTTCAGCTACTCTCGGAACCTTGTTCAAGAACTAAGCTAAACTCCTTTAGTGTACTTTGAAACACAATGCAAAGACCACCGTAAGTATACTTCTCTCTCGGTACTTTAGCAACCAAAACGAAAATGGTTATACCTATTAATGCTAGTGAAACTGATATAGGAACAAAAGTTAAAGATTTAGCTGTCAAATTTGCGAAAGGTCCTCCATTTGGAAACTTACCAATGGGATCATTCCGGAAGGTTATTTCCGGATATATCCAAGTTTTCAAGAGTAACCAAGTCTGCAAATGATTCAGGTACACGAACTTCAGATATATTCATTGACAATGAAAGATTGACCAAATTCTGTAGCTGTCCTATTGAGCTCGGAATTTGTCCTGAGAATTGATTTCTTGATAAATTTAAATTGCTTCGACTTCTTAAACTTCCTATTCCTAAAGGCAAAGAACCATTAACAAAATTGGAGGTCAAACTTAGACCTGGTATACTACCTCTATTACTCCAAAAAGTTGG
This region includes:
- the LOC138876491 gene encoding 17.3 kDa class II heat shock protein-like, with product MDFRLMGIDTPLFHTLQHLMDAAGEDSDKSVNAPSRNYVRDAKAMAATPADVKEYPNSYVFVVDMPGLKSGDIKVQVEDDNVLLISGERKREEEKEGAKYIRMERRIGKFMRKFSLPENANTDAISAVCQDGVLTVTVQKLPPPEPKKPKTIEVKIA
- the LOC138875182 gene encoding 17.3 kDa class II heat shock protein-like gives rise to the protein MDYQISGIDTPLFHTLQHLMDAAGEDSDKSVNAPSRNYVRDAKAMAATPADVKEYPNSYVFVVDMPGLKSGDIKVQVEDDNVLLISGERKREEEKEGAKYIRMERRIGKFMRKFSLPENANTDAISAICQDGVLTVTVQKLPPPEPKKPKTIEVKIA
- the LOC138875183 gene encoding 17.3 kDa class II heat shock protein-like; translated protein: MTAISGIDTPLFHTLQHLMDAAGEDSDKSVNAPSRNYVRDAKAMAATPADVKEYPNSYVFVVDMPGLKSGDIKVQVEDDNVLLISGERKREEEKEGAKYIRMERRIGKFMRKFSLPENANTDAISAVCQDGVLTVTVQKLPPPEPKKPKTIEVKIA
- the LOC104211476 gene encoding 17.3 kDa class II heat shock protein-like, whose protein sequence is MDFRLMGIDTPLFHTLQHLMDAAGEDSDKSVNAPSRNYVRDAKAMAATPADVKEYPNSYVFVVDMPGLKSGDIKVQVEDDNVLLISGERKREEEKEGAKYIRMERRIGKFMRKFTLPENANTDAISAVCQDGVLTVTVQKLPPPEPKKPKTIEVKIG